In Streptomyces sp. NBC_00433, a single genomic region encodes these proteins:
- the groL gene encoding chaperonin GroEL (60 kDa chaperone family; promotes refolding of misfolded polypeptides especially under stressful conditions; forms two stacked rings of heptamers to form a barrel-shaped 14mer; ends can be capped by GroES; misfolded proteins enter the barrel where they are refolded when GroES binds), with protein MAKILKFDEDARRALERGVNKLADTVKVTIGPKGRNVVIDKKFGAPTITNDGVTIAREVELEDPYENLGAQLVKEVATKTNDIAGDGTTTATVLAQALVREGLRNVAAGASPASLKKGIDAAVKAVSDELLATARAIEGKEDIAAVAALSAQDKQVGELIAEAMDKVGKDGVITVEESNTFGLDLEFTEGMAFDKGYLSPYFVTDQERMEAVLDDPYVLIHQGKISSIQDLLPLLEKIIQAGGSKPLLIIAEDVEGEALSTLVVNKIRGTFNAVAVKAPGFGDRRKAMLGDIATLTGATVIAEEVGLKLDQAGLDLLGTARRATITKDETTLVDGAGDKSEIEGRVNQIKAEIGTTDSDWDREKLQERLAKLAGGVCVIRVGAATEVELKEKKHRLEDAISATRAAVEEGIVSGGGSALVHAVKVLAENLGKEGDEATGVAVVRRAAVEPLRWIAENAGLEGYVITAKVAELEKGHGFNAATGEYGDLVKAGVIDPVKVTRSALENAASIASLLLTTETLVVEKKEEEPESAAGGHGHSH; from the coding sequence ATGGCCAAGATTCTTAAGTTCGACGAGGACGCCCGTCGCGCCCTGGAGCGCGGCGTCAACAAGCTCGCCGACACCGTGAAGGTGACGATCGGCCCCAAGGGCCGCAACGTCGTCATCGACAAGAAGTTCGGTGCCCCGACCATCACCAACGACGGCGTGACCATCGCCCGTGAGGTCGAGCTGGAGGACCCGTACGAGAACCTGGGCGCCCAGCTCGTCAAGGAGGTGGCGACCAAGACCAACGACATCGCGGGTGACGGCACCACCACCGCGACTGTCCTCGCCCAGGCGCTGGTCCGCGAGGGCCTGCGCAACGTGGCGGCCGGCGCGTCCCCCGCCTCGCTCAAGAAGGGCATCGACGCGGCCGTCAAGGCGGTCTCCGACGAGCTGCTGGCCACCGCCCGCGCCATCGAGGGCAAGGAGGACATCGCGGCCGTCGCCGCCCTGTCCGCGCAGGACAAGCAGGTCGGCGAGCTGATCGCCGAGGCCATGGACAAGGTCGGCAAGGACGGTGTGATCACCGTCGAGGAGTCCAACACCTTCGGCCTGGACCTGGAGTTCACCGAGGGCATGGCCTTCGACAAGGGCTACCTGTCGCCGTACTTCGTGACGGACCAGGAGCGTATGGAGGCCGTCCTCGACGACCCGTACGTGCTGATCCACCAGGGCAAGATCTCCTCGATCCAGGACCTGCTGCCGCTGCTGGAGAAGATCATCCAGGCGGGTGGCTCCAAGCCGCTGCTGATCATCGCCGAGGACGTCGAGGGCGAGGCGCTGTCGACCCTGGTCGTCAACAAGATCCGCGGCACGTTCAACGCCGTCGCGGTCAAGGCGCCCGGCTTCGGTGACCGCCGCAAGGCCATGCTCGGCGACATCGCCACCCTCACCGGTGCGACCGTCATCGCCGAGGAGGTCGGCCTCAAGCTCGACCAGGCCGGTCTGGACCTGCTGGGCACCGCCCGCCGCGCCACCATCACCAAGGACGAGACCACTCTCGTCGACGGTGCGGGCGACAAGTCCGAGATCGAGGGCCGCGTCAACCAGATCAAGGCGGAGATCGGCACCACCGACTCCGACTGGGACCGCGAGAAGCTGCAGGAGCGGCTGGCCAAGCTGGCCGGCGGCGTCTGCGTCATCCGTGTCGGCGCGGCCACCGAGGTCGAGCTGAAGGAGAAGAAGCACCGTCTCGAGGACGCGATCTCCGCGACCCGCGCGGCCGTCGAGGAGGGCATCGTCTCCGGCGGTGGCTCCGCCCTCGTCCACGCCGTGAAGGTACTCGCCGAGAACCTGGGCAAGGAGGGCGACGAGGCCACCGGTGTCGCCGTCGTCCGCCGCGCCGCCGTCGAGCCGCTGCGCTGGATCGCCGAGAACGCCGGCCTTGAGGGCTACGTGATCACCGCCAAGGTGGCCGAGCTCGAGAAGGGCCACGGCTTCAACGCGGCCACCGGCGAATACGGCGACCTGGTCAAGGCCGGCGTCATCGACCCGGTCAAGGTCACCCGCTCCGCGCTGGAGAACGCGGCGTCCATCGCGTCGCTGCTGCTCACCACCGAGACGCTGGTCGTCGAGAAGAAGGAAGAGGAGCCGGAGTCCGCTGCCGGTGGCCACGGCCACTCGCACTGA